From one Candidatus Kuenenbacteria bacterium HGW-Kuenenbacteria-1 genomic stretch:
- a CDS encoding UDP-N-acetylenolpyruvoylglucosamine reductase, giving the protein MTFDNIKDIQKNISLASYTTFKIGGTAKYFYLAKNTKDLIKIIEATKQEKIPFFVLGGGSNILVKDQGFDGLAIKIQSSKFKIQNCNSKFKIICDSGTLLGKLVQETSKKGIGGLEWFIGIPGTIGGAVYGNAGWPKDKKNIGDFVKNVTILKNGAQFTISNLKCQFGYRDSIFKHNNNVILSVELQLPKGDSLEIKKRMREILLTRITNTSQGNSAGCIFKNIKLGTLNKKLFEKYPKLKNVVKNNFISAGYLIDQCGLKGKKIGKAIVSEKHANFIINTGQAKAEDVVMLISLIKQKVRDKFNVQLQEEIQYIGF; this is encoded by the coding sequence ATGACATTTGATAATATAAAAGACATTCAAAAAAATATTTCTTTGGCTTCTTATACAACCTTTAAAATTGGTGGCACAGCAAAATATTTTTATTTGGCTAAAAATACAAAAGATTTAATTAAAATAATAGAAGCAACAAAACAAGAAAAAATCCCTTTTTTTGTTTTAGGCGGAGGAAGCAATATTCTAGTTAAAGATCAAGGATTTGATGGATTAGCAATAAAAATTCAAAGTTCAAAATTTAAAATTCAAAATTGTAATTCAAAATTTAAAATTATTTGTGATAGTGGAACATTATTAGGAAAATTGGTTCAAGAAACTTCCAAAAAAGGGATTGGCGGATTAGAATGGTTTATCGGAATTCCAGGAACAATTGGCGGAGCTGTTTATGGGAATGCTGGTTGGCCCAAAGATAAAAAAAATATAGGAGATTTTGTAAAAAATGTTACCATATTAAAGAATGGCGCGCAATTTACAATTTCTAATTTAAAATGTCAGTTTGGTTATAGAGATAGTATTTTTAAACACAATAATAATGTCATTCTTTCTGTTGAATTACAATTACCAAAAGGTGATTCTTTAGAAATAAAAAAAAGAATGCGGGAAATTTTATTAACAAGAATAACGAATACTTCTCAAGGAAATTCTGCTGGATGTATTTTTAAAAATATAAAGTTAGGAACTTTAAATAAAAAATTATTTGAAAAATATCCGAAATTAAAAAATGTAGTTAAAAATAATTTTATTTCGGCTGGGTATTTAATTGATCAATGCGGACTCAAAGGCAAGAAAATTGGTAAAGCGATTGTTTCAGAAAAGCATGCAAATTTTATTATCAATACAGGACAAGCCAAAGCCGAGGATGTAGTAATGTTAATTAGTTTAATTAAACAAAAAGTTAGAGATAAATTTAATGTTCAACTTCAAGAAGAAATTCAATATATTGGATTTTAA